The genomic interval GCTTTTGTTCTTCTTGCCTGCCTGATCGCTGTAGGAGTGAAAGGTGAGTTTGATCTCAGAGAGTTATAGATCTTGTATCTTTGATTATGGGGATGTTCTGCAGCTAACAGGCTATAATGAAATATCTTTTTCAGGGCAGGGCGGTTCTTCAAAAGGCAGGTGCTTCTGTGCTGACAAGGGTGCAAACATGGTTTTAGTGAAGAACATTGAGAAGGTTGAAATCATCCCTCCAAGCCCATCTTGTCACAAACATGAGATAATGTAAGCAAATTTGtgtgcattcatttatttaaatgttcatCAACTCTACAAACTATTCTGAGTAAGTTTCAGCTCATTTCTTTTGTTGTTTCACAGTGTCACTCTGAAGAATGGTGCAGGACGGAAATGCTTGAATCCAGAGTCAAAATTCACTAAAAATGTCATAATAAAGGCTATTGAAAAGAGGTGAGAATGTGCTTTAAGTTTATTTACTTATCATTTTTGTACATATTCAATATAAAGACAAAACATTATGATCTTTAACTATCTGTGATCTTTACAGTGGGCAGCAGTCTGTGCCACACAGTACAACTGTCACTGTGCCACCGAAGAACATCCTGACATCAACACCATCAGCACCAACATCCTTCAAATGACTTCATATACTTCAGATGTATTTATATGCCTAAACAAGTTGGGAttaaatttagaaaaaaaaatatatttagttattaaattattatttttaaatctgAGCATTAGGTTTTTAAAGCCTTaatgtttgttgtttttgttctttttacaaacatattttaaataagGCCACTAAATGTGTCATATGTACAGTCTTTTTACAATTTTATGTATGGTTTTATTCTTATTGTCCACAAAGtgttaaataaaacttttttatttatgaatgacATCTTCTGTCCTCTTTCAGAATAATTCTTGGATTTGAGTTAAAATGCATATGATGCTATATTTATGATAAGCAATAATTCCACTGGAGtcacaaaaacattacaaaactcAATAAAACTTTCAAGATTCTTAATATTGTAAACATTGTTtcacaaattaattttaattgaaCAGTTTAGACAAAACTGACTTTCCTATTTCAGTTTTAAGCTTCTGTTTATGACTGATGGCTGGAACAACTTTTGTCAGTAAATTAGATTTATTAGTCAAATTAAACAAAAGTTTGacattcataaataaataactttagATAATTGTACATAAAGCGACAATACACACTGTCAGGACCAGGGTTTGATCATTTTCTTTCTGTCTCTATTGTTTTTCTCACTTTCTCTGTTTGTCTGCCGGTCAGTCGGTCTTATAAAATCTTATATGAAGTTAAATATATAAGCATGTCCAATTCTATGTATATAGATCATATTATATATTCAGATATTAACATTACCATAatgattttctgtaaagctgatttgaaaccaTGTGTAGTATAAGAAACAACAACATTTGACTTGATCAACTGAAAAAGCCACATCTCACTCAACCAAAAACCAAAAGGTCCTCTTGTAAACATGTGAACTTCCACTCTCACAGTTTAGATGTTTGGCAAAACCTCATTATGGAAGAACAAATTTAACCAATGAGTAATGAATCATCATTAGTTTTTTGATAGCTTTTGATGATGCTTTATATTTCATCATACAGAAAGTTATGAAAGATTGAGTGTACAAATAAACAAGAAAGCAAGTTTATCGTTATTTTCCATGTACCATTAACAGGCACTGAGACCCCATACCAGCATTGCCTATAAAGGAAAAATCGTTCTATATACTGTATTAATATGcctataaaagaaaaaaaattaagtataaatatgcagTCTTACAACAGA from Pseudorasbora parva isolate DD20220531a chromosome 3, ASM2467924v1, whole genome shotgun sequence carries:
- the LOC137071872 gene encoding C-X-C motif chemokine 11-6-like; the encoded protein is MKTIAAFVLLACLIAVGVKGQGGSSKGRCFCADKGANMVLVKNIEKVEIIPPSPSCHKHEIIVTLKNGAGRKCLNPESKFTKNVIIKAIEKSGQQSVPHSTTVTVPPKNILTSTPSAPTSFK